In Spirosoma aureum, a single genomic region encodes these proteins:
- a CDS encoding glycosyl hydrolase, with product MGNAVNEKDITQLLEQFSKAGLGGVHIIPIYGVKGSEKEFIPFLSERWLAVFAHTVREGKRLGMGVDLTTGTGWPFGGPGVSTETAAKAWKVDNGKLTTVLTKQQVKRPAPGGQGLVIDYFSKSAIEQYVKRFDSTLAHLNEKPRAVYNDSYEVFGANWTANFLTEFKNRRGYDLNSQLTAFLDTNQTENSILVHQDYHQTLSELLHDGFTKGWADWAHTHRYQVRNQAHGSPGNLIDLYTKADIPETESFGSSRFPIPGLRVDENYEVDRFGTPNPLAMKFASSAANLAGKPLVSSETGTWLANHFQVSLSQVKPQVDELFTAGINHVFYHGIPYSPPAETWPGWLFYASTNYGPTSHFWPHLPLLNRYIERCQTRLQASKPDNDVLVYFPIHDLWATRAKSAGGIHQLEVHHVEQWLLPQPFGQLCEQLLQRGYSFDYVSDNLLKSLTVNKQSIRSTSGATYPVILVPRSTYLPEQSLRELERLARQGARIVFDGKLPEQAPGFQDHTARSAEVKRLGNTVRQLKSVTVSPDVFGTLNQLGVRVEPWAAEGLAFIRKRQTDTTQYFITNLNNRFRQNWITLSASGRVSRYNPLTNQTDWLPIRKGQSGKNEVFLQLEPGQSYFVNVSPGKAPDATSQKTVADRSTGKPIALQNPWRVQFLRGRPALTASKTIPSPASWTTLADSAGYFSGTARYSTTFDLPADKSGSQSYHLDLGDVREVAEVRLNGQPLGTAWCIPFRLSIPANRLKPTGNQLEVDVTNLSANYMRLYDRQNPGWKKFYDINIVDIRYKPFDATRWDALPSGLLGPVTLTPVSAASGQ from the coding sequence ATGGGCAATGCCGTCAATGAAAAAGACATAACCCAGCTGCTCGAACAGTTTTCGAAAGCAGGGCTTGGAGGGGTGCATATTATCCCGATCTATGGCGTTAAAGGCTCTGAAAAAGAGTTTATCCCGTTTCTGAGTGAACGCTGGCTGGCTGTTTTCGCGCATACCGTTCGGGAAGGAAAGCGATTAGGCATGGGCGTTGACCTGACCACGGGTACGGGCTGGCCGTTTGGTGGGCCAGGGGTTTCGACCGAAACGGCAGCAAAGGCGTGGAAGGTTGACAATGGCAAACTGACAACGGTATTGACCAAACAGCAGGTTAAGCGACCTGCGCCCGGAGGACAGGGGCTTGTGATCGATTATTTCAGCAAATCGGCCATTGAGCAATACGTAAAGCGGTTCGATTCGACGCTGGCTCATCTAAACGAGAAACCGCGTGCGGTCTACAACGATTCGTATGAAGTCTTCGGCGCGAACTGGACAGCTAACTTTCTGACAGAATTTAAGAACCGGCGTGGCTACGATCTCAATAGTCAGTTAACGGCCTTTCTGGATACCAACCAAACCGAGAACAGCATCCTTGTTCATCAGGATTACCACCAAACGCTGTCTGAATTATTACACGATGGATTCACGAAGGGGTGGGCTGATTGGGCACATACCCATCGTTATCAGGTTCGCAATCAGGCGCATGGTTCGCCCGGCAACCTGATCGATCTTTATACCAAAGCCGATATTCCCGAAACGGAATCGTTTGGCTCCAGCCGGTTCCCGATTCCCGGCCTTCGCGTCGATGAAAACTACGAAGTCGACCGATTCGGCACACCGAATCCACTGGCCATGAAGTTTGCGTCGTCGGCGGCTAATCTGGCCGGTAAACCCTTGGTTAGTTCAGAAACGGGAACGTGGCTGGCGAATCATTTTCAGGTATCGCTGTCGCAGGTAAAGCCGCAGGTCGATGAGTTGTTTACGGCCGGGATCAATCACGTTTTTTACCACGGTATCCCGTATTCGCCACCTGCCGAAACCTGGCCCGGCTGGCTGTTTTATGCCTCGACCAACTATGGCCCTACGTCGCATTTCTGGCCGCACCTGCCGTTGCTGAACCGCTATATTGAACGCTGTCAGACACGGTTGCAGGCCAGTAAACCCGACAATGACGTGCTGGTTTATTTTCCCATTCATGATTTGTGGGCTACGCGGGCTAAATCGGCGGGAGGTATTCATCAGTTGGAAGTGCACCATGTGGAGCAGTGGTTGTTGCCGCAACCGTTCGGACAATTGTGTGAGCAACTGCTTCAGCGCGGCTATTCGTTCGATTATGTCTCGGATAATCTGCTTAAAAGTCTGACTGTCAACAAACAGAGCATTCGGAGTACCAGCGGGGCAACCTACCCAGTAATTCTTGTGCCTCGAAGCACGTATCTGCCCGAGCAGTCACTTCGGGAACTGGAGCGTCTGGCCCGACAAGGGGCACGTATTGTGTTTGATGGGAAATTGCCAGAACAGGCACCCGGTTTCCAGGATCATACCGCACGATCTGCCGAGGTAAAACGGCTTGGAAATACAGTCCGGCAACTGAAGTCTGTAACGGTCAGCCCCGACGTGTTTGGAACACTCAATCAACTGGGCGTTCGCGTTGAGCCCTGGGCGGCAGAAGGGCTTGCGTTTATCCGGAAGCGGCAGACCGATACGACCCAGTATTTTATCACGAATCTGAACAATCGTTTCCGCCAGAACTGGATCACGCTGTCGGCATCGGGTCGAGTGAGTCGATATAACCCGTTAACCAATCAGACGGATTGGCTGCCCATCAGGAAGGGTCAGAGCGGGAAAAATGAGGTATTCCTGCAACTGGAGCCGGGACAATCGTACTTTGTCAATGTGAGTCCGGGTAAGGCACCTGATGCTACCAGCCAAAAGACAGTGGCCGACCGCTCGACTGGAAAACCCATTGCCTTGCAAAACCCCTGGCGGGTTCAGTTTTTGCGCGGCCGTCCGGCTTTGACAGCCTCGAAAACGATACCGAGCCCTGCATCCTGGACAACACTGGCTGATTCAGCCGGTTATTTTTCGGGTACAGCCCGCTACAGCACGACCTTCGATTTGCCTGCCGATAAATCGGGTTCTCAATCGTATCATCTCGATTTGGGCGATGTGCGGGAAGTAGCTGAAGTGCGACTCAATGGTCAGCCGCTCGGAACCGCCTGGTGTATTCCGTTCCGACTGTCAATACCAGCCAATCGACTGAAACCCACCGGTAATCAACTGGAAGTTGATGTTACAAACCTGTCGGCCAACTACATGCGGCTCTATGACCGCCAGAATCCGGGCTGGAAAAAGTTTTATGACATCAACATTGTGGATATTCGCTACAAACCGTTCGACGCTACCCGCTGGGACGCGTTGCCTTCCGGCCTGCTTGGGCCTGTGACGCTGACACCCGTCAGTGCTGCATCAGGACAGTAG
- a CDS encoding oligogalacturonate lyase family protein has product MQRFSHLLAFSHSMVKGWPPVVSRPIPGKWVVLIVRLVLLTAFLFAQRGHAQPKLETGGQTPMPAMWIDKDTGHKLRRLTTIDGNNESFYFHNNPFVRELAGEGDKMVFYHADASGRQLYTVNLKTGQAEPLTKSLMQKGGEIVAPKRREVFYQSRDSVFATHIDTKKTRLVFVFPADMKATISTLNADETMLAGSRSGEEAREILRKYPEKKDFFPRIFEAKVPHSLFTINTQTGKLTTIHEEKTWLGHVQFSPTEPDLLMFCHEGPWHLVDRIWTINVKTGAVKLRHKRTVEGEIAGHEFFSRDGKTIWFDLQKPRSVTFYLAGMDLNTGQEKQYEMTRNEWSIHFNISPDQTLFAGDGGDPGQVAKATDGTWIYLFRPEGDRFRAERLVNMKHHNYKLEPNVHFSPDGKWVIFRANFEGESQVYAVEIARTNS; this is encoded by the coding sequence ATGCAACGTTTTTCGCACCTGCTGGCCTTTAGCCATTCGATGGTTAAGGGTTGGCCTCCTGTCGTAAGCCGACCAATTCCTGGCAAATGGGTTGTGCTGATAGTCAGGTTAGTTTTGCTGACAGCCTTTCTGTTCGCCCAGCGTGGACATGCCCAGCCGAAACTGGAAACGGGAGGTCAGACTCCAATGCCTGCTATGTGGATCGATAAAGACACAGGGCATAAACTCAGGCGGCTGACCACAATCGACGGAAACAACGAAAGCTTTTATTTCCACAATAACCCTTTTGTGCGTGAGTTAGCAGGCGAAGGCGACAAAATGGTGTTTTACCATGCCGATGCCAGTGGCCGCCAATTGTATACGGTTAACCTGAAAACGGGCCAGGCTGAACCGTTAACAAAGTCGCTCATGCAGAAAGGTGGAGAGATCGTTGCGCCCAAACGGCGAGAGGTGTTCTATCAGAGCCGCGACAGTGTTTTTGCTACCCATATTGACACAAAAAAAACACGGTTGGTTTTTGTATTTCCGGCCGATATGAAAGCGACAATCAGCACCCTCAATGCTGATGAGACCATGCTGGCCGGGAGCCGTAGTGGTGAGGAAGCTCGTGAAATACTTCGCAAATACCCCGAAAAGAAAGATTTTTTCCCCCGTATCTTCGAAGCTAAGGTTCCGCATTCGCTTTTTACGATAAACACACAAACTGGTAAACTGACCACGATCCACGAAGAAAAAACCTGGCTGGGTCACGTGCAGTTCTCGCCCACAGAGCCGGATTTACTGATGTTTTGTCACGAAGGCCCGTGGCATCTGGTAGACCGCATCTGGACCATCAATGTGAAAACAGGTGCGGTCAAATTAAGGCACAAACGTACCGTGGAGGGCGAGATTGCGGGCCACGAATTCTTCAGCCGTGATGGGAAAACCATTTGGTTCGACTTGCAGAAACCCCGTAGCGTAACATTTTATCTGGCTGGAATGGACCTGAATACAGGCCAGGAGAAGCAATACGAAATGACCCGAAACGAGTGGTCGATTCACTTCAATATATCGCCTGATCAGACGCTGTTTGCTGGCGATGGGGGCGATCCGGGGCAGGTCGCGAAAGCAACCGATGGGACGTGGATTTACCTGTTCAGGCCTGAAGGCGACAGGTTCCGGGCCGAGCGACTGGTCAATATGAAACACCACAACTACAAGCTGGAACCCAATGTCCATTTTTCGCCGGATGGCAAGTGGGTTATTTTTCGGGCCAATTTTGAAGGCGAAAGTCAGGTATATGCGGTAGAAATCGCCAGAACAAATTCTTAA
- a CDS encoding glycoside hydrolase family 31 protein — MNLFFWIKFSRALFAFGRWYTNENRVRLHIVILCLTGSFSGLAQSQNWVETAPGIWKFSVGKPEAYNLLTAAESKPNVEALTKLGKTGFPIAKNAISVRVEGGKTYLRLPLDRGEQIFGFGLNFQTVHQRGKILQLHMDHYGSKDNGRTHAPVPFYVSSKGYGVFVNSARYINVYAGTAVRQDSKNPPKVQDRNTDKTWEARPYSDAVEMLVPAEGVDLYVFGGPTPLDAVRRFNLFNGGGCLPPRWGLGFTQRVNRLYSADDVQKEAQEFEDKQYPLDFIGLEPGWQSKSYPCTFEWDKGRFPQPGLFVKTMLDKGIRINLWTNPYVSPEASIYPKIAPYTGSHTVWVGAVPDLTMPQAREIFWGKFASDHVDIGVSGYKIDEIDGYDFYLWPDVATFPSGLSAEQMRQTYGLLVQKQSADLFHQRNQRTYGLVRASNAGGSSLPYVIYNDYYSHEDFITALINSGFAGVLWTPEVRASKTSEEWLRRFQTVCFSPMAMINAWASSTKPWSFPEVAEQIKEIAQLRMKMMPYWYTEFAKYHFEGTPPFRAMNLEDGFQAAAKKEVLTASLEENPYAEAVGKEIKDQYMAGEYLLVAPLFTGQTSRKVILPKGKWYDFYTGHFAGDGEVITVTPGLDKIPVYVKDGGIIPMMPPLLHAPKPAQKVDLEIRHYGEKPAQSRLYDDDGETFNYEKGQYAWRTITVERQKNGQWKGSVSKPEKGKPDTIGKVTWRFMTSR, encoded by the coding sequence ATGAATCTTTTTTTCTGGATTAAGTTTTCGCGTGCTCTTTTCGCCTTTGGCCGATGGTATACCAACGAGAACAGAGTACGATTGCATATCGTTATTTTGTGTCTCACAGGGAGTTTCTCCGGTTTGGCGCAGTCACAGAACTGGGTTGAGACGGCTCCCGGCATCTGGAAATTCTCGGTTGGTAAACCTGAAGCGTATAATTTACTGACCGCTGCCGAATCAAAACCCAATGTAGAAGCATTGACTAAATTGGGTAAAACGGGCTTTCCAATTGCTAAAAACGCTATTTCGGTGCGGGTAGAAGGTGGTAAAACCTACCTACGTTTACCGCTTGACCGGGGAGAGCAGATTTTTGGTTTTGGACTGAATTTTCAGACCGTTCACCAGCGGGGCAAAATTCTGCAATTGCACATGGACCATTACGGCAGCAAAGACAATGGTCGTACGCATGCGCCGGTTCCGTTTTATGTGTCGTCGAAAGGATACGGCGTGTTTGTGAATTCTGCCCGATACATCAACGTCTATGCCGGTACCGCCGTTCGTCAGGATAGCAAAAACCCGCCGAAAGTGCAGGATCGAAATACGGATAAAACGTGGGAAGCCCGACCGTATTCCGATGCCGTTGAGATGCTGGTGCCTGCCGAAGGAGTGGATCTGTACGTATTTGGCGGCCCGACACCCCTGGACGCCGTTCGTCGGTTCAACCTGTTCAATGGAGGAGGCTGTTTGCCGCCACGCTGGGGGCTGGGTTTTACGCAGCGGGTAAATCGACTCTACTCGGCCGACGATGTGCAGAAGGAAGCTCAGGAGTTTGAAGACAAACAATATCCGCTTGATTTTATCGGCCTGGAACCGGGTTGGCAGAGTAAATCGTATCCCTGCACATTCGAGTGGGACAAAGGCCGTTTTCCACAGCCCGGTCTGTTTGTCAAAACCATGCTGGATAAGGGCATCCGAATCAACCTATGGACAAATCCGTATGTATCGCCCGAAGCATCCATTTACCCGAAAATCGCTCCATACACGGGTTCACACACGGTTTGGGTAGGTGCCGTACCCGACTTGACCATGCCACAGGCACGGGAAATTTTCTGGGGTAAGTTTGCCAGCGACCATGTCGACATTGGTGTGAGTGGCTACAAGATTGATGAAATCGATGGGTATGATTTTTATCTCTGGCCCGATGTGGCTACGTTTCCGTCGGGATTGAGTGCTGAACAGATGCGGCAGACCTATGGCCTACTAGTACAAAAACAAAGCGCCGATCTGTTTCACCAGCGAAACCAGCGAACCTATGGGCTGGTTCGGGCATCCAATGCCGGTGGTTCATCGCTACCCTACGTAATTTACAACGACTATTATAGTCACGAAGATTTCATTACAGCTCTGATTAACAGCGGGTTTGCAGGTGTTCTCTGGACGCCGGAAGTACGGGCTTCCAAGACGAGCGAAGAATGGCTGCGCCGATTTCAGACCGTTTGTTTTTCGCCGATGGCCATGATCAATGCCTGGGCCAGTAGTACCAAACCCTGGTCGTTTCCCGAGGTGGCAGAACAGATCAAAGAGATCGCGCAATTGCGGATGAAGATGATGCCATACTGGTATACCGAATTCGCGAAATACCATTTCGAAGGCACCCCGCCGTTCCGGGCAATGAATCTGGAAGACGGTTTTCAGGCAGCGGCAAAAAAAGAGGTTCTGACGGCTAGTCTGGAAGAAAATCCCTATGCAGAAGCCGTCGGTAAAGAAATTAAGGATCAGTACATGGCGGGTGAATACCTGCTGGTTGCCCCGCTGTTTACTGGGCAGACATCGCGTAAAGTTATCCTTCCGAAAGGGAAATGGTATGATTTCTATACGGGCCATTTCGCTGGTGATGGCGAAGTAATCACTGTTACGCCAGGACTGGACAAGATTCCGGTTTATGTGAAAGATGGCGGTATTATTCCGATGATGCCACCGCTGTTGCATGCGCCAAAGCCAGCCCAAAAGGTTGATCTGGAGATTCGGCATTATGGCGAAAAACCGGCCCAGTCACGGCTTTACGACGACGATGGTGAGACGTTTAATTACGAGAAAGGGCAGTATGCCTGGCGAACAATTACCGTAGAGCGGCAGAAAAATGGGCAGTGGAAAGGCTCGGTATCGAAACCGGAAAAAGGAAAGCCTGATACGATCGGTAAGGTAACCTGGCGGTTTATGACCAGCCGATAA